GGAAGAGGACCGCCTGTACACCTACTACGAGCGCAGTGCCCGTACCTACTCCGACACCCGGAACGATGTGGACGCCCAGGGCGACGCGGACCTTAACGCCGGCACCCCCACCGCCGGTATTGACCGCGACCGCACTACTGACCGCGATACCGTGGGCCACGACACATCCGGACCCACCACGGACGACGCCATGACGCGGTCCGAGGAGCGGCTGCACGTAGGCACCGAGCGCGAGGCTGCCAGCCGTGCCCGGCTGCGGAAATATGTCACCACGGAGAACGTCACCAAGACCGTACCCGTGCAGCGCGAGGAAGTCCGGCTGGAGCGCGAGCCCATCACGGAATCCAACCGCGGCGCTGCCATGTCCGGCCCGGACATCAGCGAAGAAGAGCATGAGGTGATCCTTCACGAGGAACGCCCCGTGGTAGAGAAGGAAGCCGTTCCGGTGGAGCGGGTCCGCCTCGACAAGGACGTCGTCCAGGACGACGTCACGGTCAATGAGGAAGTCCGCAAGGAGAAAATCGAGGCAGACGGCGTGGACCGCGACCGCCGCCGCGACGACGACCGCGGGATCTAATCCAGCAAAACATGCTGTCCTGATGCGCCGATGACACGGAGGCGCAGAGAGGGCGGGGGCGACATATCGCCAGAGCAACCGACGCCGGGAGCCTACTTGGGGGCTCCCG
The window above is part of the Pseudarthrobacter sp. NS4 genome. Proteins encoded here:
- a CDS encoding PRC and DUF2382 domain-containing protein, which codes for MLNRENIEDLLNKGGNVIGSDGEKIGSIGQLYADDDTGEPTWVTVKTGLFGTSQSFVPVEGAHSQGDDLVVPYTKEHVKDAPRVDVDGHLTPEEEDRLYTYYERSARTYSDTRNDVDAQGDADLNAGTPTAGIDRDRTTDRDTVGHDTSGPTTDDAMTRSEERLHVGTEREAASRARLRKYVTTENVTKTVPVQREEVRLEREPITESNRGAAMSGPDISEEEHEVILHEERPVVEKEAVPVERVRLDKDVVQDDVTVNEEVRKEKIEADGVDRDRRRDDDRGI